The nucleotide window TGCCCCAGGCCGACCCCCGCCGCACGGTCCTCACCGGCCACTCCGCCGGTGGCCACCTCGCGCTGTGGGCCGCCGCCCGCCACGTACTCCCGCCCGACGCCCCGTGGCGCATCGCCCGCCCGGCCCCGCTGCGCGGCGTCGTCGCCCTCGCCCCGATCGCCGACTTCGCCGTGGCGGAGAAGCTGGACGTCTGCGGCGGCGCGAGCACCCAACTCCTCGGCGGAGCAGACAAGTTCACCGAGCGGCGCCCGTACGCGGACCCGGCACTCCTCCTGCCCACCGGCATCGCCACGACCCTGGTCCAGGGCCGCTCCGACATCGTCGTCCCGCAGGCCGTGGCCGACGCGTACGCGGACGCGGCGGCCAAGGCGGGCGAGGTGGTGGGCGTGACGCTGCTGGAGGACGTCGGCCACTTCCCCCTGATCGACCCGGCGGCGGACGCGTGCGCGGTGGTGGCGGAGGAGATCGCCCAACTGGCCTGGTGAGCCGGTTGGTCCCCTCGCTCCACCCCGGCTGATACCCGTAGTACCTGAGAGCTACGACCCAAGTGAGCTCCCTGGCGTGACGCCGACGACAGACCGGTGTTCGTAATTTCCTTCCCAGAGCGGCCCGATGAGCGGGCGGGCTGAAGGGGAGGGGGCGGACGCCATGGGTGTCGGCACATGGCAGGGTTCACCCGAACCCACACCGACGAGCCAAAATCGGGGCCAGGATCGGGGCCTGGGGCCAGGTCCGGGTCTGGGCCTGGGTCCGGGTCCGGGTCGACGTCGGGGCCGGAGCGAGGCGGCGGTACGGCATCGCCTGCGCCGCACGCTGCTCGCCCTCCTGATCGCGACCGCGGTCGTTGTGCCCGTATCGGCCGCGGCCCGCCCGAGCGTCCCGGCCCCGCGCCCGGCGTCCCTCGCACCGGTGACGGCGGCGACGCTCACGGAGACGTACCAGGCGAATCGAGCGAACGCCGCCGAGGCGGCCCGTATGGCGGCGGACCACGGCGACACCGGCCGAGCGGCCACGGACCGCTCGATGGCCGGGCCGTCCCGCCAGTTCCTGGCCTTCGACGGCCGTGGCCCCGGCCAGGCCGTCGAGGTCCTCGGTGACCTGGTGAAGGCCGACCGCATAGCCGTCCTCGTCCCGGGCTCCGACACCAGCCTGGACACCTACGACCGCTTCCGCAGAGCCGCGACCGCCCTGCACGACAGCACGGGCCCGGGGACGGCGGTCATCGCCTGGCTCGGCTACGAAACGCCCGGGACGATCAGCACGACGGTCCTCACCCCGGACCGCGCCGAAGAGGCGGCCCCGCACCTGCGCGCGTTCATACGCGAACTGCGCGGCCTGGTGGGCGACTCCGCCCGACTCTCACTCCTGTGCCACTCCTACGGCTCGGTCGTCTGCGGCCGCGCCGCCTCCGGCCTGGACGTCGACGACATCGCCCTGGTCGGCAGCCCCGGCACGGGCGCGGACAACGCCGCCGCACTG belongs to Streptomyces graminofaciens and includes:
- a CDS encoding alpha/beta hydrolase; translation: MPDDDAAARDAAEEASAFSHPPVAPDTTAPYGDHPDQVIDFYAPRGAAGNTGTGADDGGTTEKASAPLVVVLHGGAWRAPYDRHHITPFADYLARRGFAVANVEYRRGSSLPGQNGGPDTPGAPTGPSAGRWPETFDDIAAAVDALPDLVRRHLPQADPRRTVLTGHSAGGHLALWAAARHVLPPDAPWRIARPAPLRGVVALAPIADFAVAEKLDVCGGASTQLLGGADKFTERRPYADPALLLPTGIATTLVQGRSDIVVPQAVADAYADAAAKAGEVVGVTLLEDVGHFPLIDPAADACAVVAEEIAQLAW
- a CDS encoding alpha/beta hydrolase; the protein is MGPGPGRRRGRSEAAVRHRLRRTLLALLIATAVVVPVSAAARPSVPAPRPASLAPVTAATLTETYQANRANAAEAARMAADHGDTGRAATDRSMAGPSRQFLAFDGRGPGQAVEVLGDLVKADRIAVLVPGSDTSLDTYDRFRRAATALHDSTGPGTAVIAWLGYETPGTISTTVLTPDRAEEAAPHLRAFIRELRGLVGDSARLSLLCHSYGSVVCGRAASGLDVDDIALVGSPGTGADNAAALHTPARVWAARGADDWVALVPHARADLLGTTLGFGTDPVSRSFGAQVFDAGPGGHSDYFTPGTPSLTNLTRIVRGDTEEVTGA